A segment of the Siphonobacter curvatus genome:
CTAGGATCAGCGTTCCGAGAGCCCAGATCGCAAAAGCTACAGTGCTGACCGTACCCGCTCCCGCCAGTCCACTCCCTAGTCCCAGCAGAAAACTCACCACAAGGGTATAGTACAATCGCACCAGCGGAGCGTACGTTGGAATGCGTTCGCGGAACAGTTGGGGATGGCGTTTGTACAGGAGGGCATCGTAGCGGTTTTTGCTTTCGTCTTTCAAGCAACCCCAACATTTCGCACTTCGAATGGGATGGATAATCACAGCCTGATTGGATTTCACAATCGGAATGCCGTGCTGAATGAACTTGAATTGCAGGTCGCTGTCTTCTCGCCAGGCCCGGTCGAACTGCTCTTCTAGTCCACCCACCTGCTCCAGCAACGAGCGGATACAGGCACAGTTGGCCGTAACGAACTCAGCCGTTTCCAGCAGAGCCGTCGTGCGGTCGTAATCCGTGGGAGCTTCTGAAAGTGGTACGACTACCCGGCCCGTAATCACCTGGGCTCCCTGAGCAAAGGCATCAAGTAGTACGTTCAGCCAGTTGGAATCGGGTATACAGTCGTCATCGGTAAAGGCCACGTAGGGCGAGCGGGCTTGCTGCCAGCCCCGGTTTCGGGCAGCGGCCGGACCACGACGCTGGGGCTGTCCATAATACCGAATCCGTACGTTGGTATGAGCAGCGATGCTCAACACCTGCACCCGCGTGGAAATGTCGTTGTCATCATCCACCACCAGAATTTCGTACGCCGCTGGGTCCAGCGTCTGGTGGGTTAACGCTTGCAGGCACCGCTTCAGTAGTTCGGGTCGACGGAACGTGGGAATGATTACGGAAAGTTGCATCTCAGTTTTTCAGTTTGCAGTTTTCGGTCTTCAGTTTACAGTTGTTTGCTTACTCACCTGCTCGTTCCGATTATAAATCGGGGTGAGCAGAGCTCATTACTGAAAATTGTAAACGGAGGACTGAAAACTCACCTCCGCAGTTTTGGGATTCTTTTCGAGCATGAAACTGCCAATAATCAAAGCATCGAGCGGAGACGTCCAGAACGATTCTACAGCGTCGCGGGGAGAGCACACTACGGGTTCCCCACGCGTATTGAACGAAGTATTGACCAGGATGGGCACGCCCGTTTTTTCGTAAAACGACTTGATCAGGTTATAGTAAGCC
Coding sequences within it:
- a CDS encoding glycosyltransferase family 2 protein is translated as MQLSVIIPTFRRPELLKRCLQALTHQTLDPAAYEILVVDDDNDISTRVQVLSIAAHTNVRIRYYGQPQRRGPAAARNRGWQQARSPYVAFTDDDCIPDSNWLNVLLDAFAQGAQVITGRVVVPLSEAPTDYDRTTALLETAEFVTANCACIRSLLEQVGGLEEQFDRAWREDSDLQFKFIQHGIPIVKSNQAVIIHPIRSAKCWGCLKDESKNRYDALLYKRHPQLFRERIPTYAPLVRLYYTLVVSFLLGLGSGLAGAGTVSTVAFAIWALGTLILVGWRLRNTAQPLRHLPTTLVSALATPFLSIYWRLYGAVQYRVLYA